Proteins encoded within one genomic window of Haematobia irritans isolate KBUSLIRL chromosome 5, ASM5000362v1, whole genome shotgun sequence:
- the LOC142240227 gene encoding troponin C-like, giving the protein MDNQFIDEDLTPEQIAVLQKAFNSFDSQKCGSISTDMVADILRLMGQPFDRQILEELIEEVDEDKSGRLEFEEFVQLAAKFIVEEDAEAMQKELREAFRLYDKQGNGYIPTSCLREILRELDDQLTNEELDIMIEEIDSDGSGTVDFDEFMEMMTGE; this is encoded by the exons ATGGATAACCAATTCATT GATGAAGATCTTACCCCCGAGCAAATTGCCGTCTTGCAAAAGGCTTTCAACAGTTTTGACAGTCAAAAATGCGGCAGTATCTCCACCGATATGGTTGCCGATATCTTGCGTTTGATGGGTCAACCCTTTGACAGACAAATCTTGGAAGAACTCATCGAAGAAGTCGATGAAGATAAGTCTGGCCGTTTGGAATTCGAAGAATTCGTTCAATTGGCTGCCAAATTCATTGTTGAAGAAGATGCTGAAGCCATGCAAAAGGAATTGCGTGAAGCTTTCCGTTTGTATGACAAACAAGGCAATGGTTATATTCCCACCTCTTGCTTGCGTGAAATTTTGCGTGAATTGGATGATCAATTGACCAATGAAGAATTGGACATTATGATTGAAGAAATCGATTCTGATGGTTCCGGTACTGTTGATTTCGATG